One window of Paludibacter propionicigenes WB4 genomic DNA carries:
- the rsmH gene encoding 16S rRNA (cytosine(1402)-N(4))-methyltransferase RsmH has product MKIKKKNIDAVSTSGAEEIAYHIPALLDETITGLNIKPNGVYVDVTFGGGGHSREILKHLGADGKLLGFDQDEDAIKNTIDDPRFIFVRSNFRYMKNFLKYHGIDKVDGILADLGVSSHHFDEAERGFSFRFDGALDMRMNTKSSFTAAALLNTYTEEQLADVFYLYGELHNSRKIARTIVAARNSAPFDRIFPFIEVLKPFFGREKEKKDMARVFQALRIEVNKEMDVLKALLDQSIEVLNPQGRLAVLTYHSLEDRLVKNFIRSGNFEGKLEKDFYGNILAPLKAVNTKVIVADEAEVARNPRARSAKLRVAELINS; this is encoded by the coding sequence ATGAAAATAAAAAAGAAAAATATTGATGCAGTAAGTACTTCGGGAGCGGAGGAGATAGCATATCACATACCCGCCTTGCTGGATGAAACTATTACTGGTTTGAATATTAAGCCGAATGGCGTTTATGTTGACGTTACATTTGGGGGTGGTGGACACTCACGCGAGATTTTGAAACATCTGGGAGCTGATGGTAAACTGCTTGGTTTTGATCAGGATGAGGATGCAATAAAAAATACAATAGATGATCCACGTTTTATATTTGTGCGAAGCAATTTCAGGTATATGAAGAATTTTCTGAAATATCATGGAATTGATAAAGTTGATGGAATTTTGGCCGATTTGGGTGTGTCGTCTCACCATTTTGATGAAGCTGAACGAGGTTTCTCTTTTCGGTTTGATGGTGCGCTTGATATGCGGATGAATACGAAATCATCATTTACTGCTGCGGCATTATTAAATACTTACACAGAAGAACAACTGGCCGATGTGTTTTATTTGTACGGAGAGTTGCATAATTCCCGTAAAATAGCCAGAACTATTGTTGCTGCACGAAACAGTGCGCCGTTTGACCGGATTTTTCCATTTATAGAGGTTTTAAAGCCATTCTTTGGTAGAGAAAAAGAAAAGAAAGATATGGCAAGGGTATTTCAGGCTTTGCGCATAGAGGTGAATAAAGAAATGGATGTGCTTAAAGCCTTGCTGGATCAAAGTATAGAAGTTTTAAATCCGCAAGGGCGATTGGCCGTGTTGACTTATCATTCGCTGGAAGACAGATTGGTGAAAAACTTCATTCGTAGTGGAAATTTTGAAGGAAAGCTGGAGAAGGACTTCTACGGAAATATATTGGCACCGTTGAAAGCTGTAAATACGAAAGTAATAGTGGCTGACGAGGCTGAAGTAGCGAGAAACCCGCGTGCAAGAAGTGCGAAATTGAGAGTAGCAGAATTGATAAATTCATAA
- a CDS encoding UDP-N-acetylmuramoyl-L-alanyl-D-glutamate--2,6-diaminopimelate ligase: MMLDDILQNVILLKTIGNIDINVSGIQFDSRKVEAENVFVATRGTASDGHQYIATAIENGAVAIVCEELPSEINPNITYVKVEDSSDALGKMASAWYDFPSTKMTLVGVTGTNGKTTIATLLYQLFRELGHKSGLLSTVCNYVNDLAVEATHTTPDALALNALLAQMVDAGCEYAFMEVSSHSIDQHRISGLEFDGAIFTNITRDHIDYHLTFENYLKAKKQFFDNLSTDAFALTNADDKNGLVMLQNSKAKKYTYSLRGMADFKTRILEHGFEGMLLDMNDKEVNVSFIGKFNASNLSAVFGAAVLLGQDELEVLRIISSLHSVSGRFETLHSPAGYTAIVDYAHTPDALVNVIGTINQILQGNGRLITVVGCGGNRDKGKRPMMAREAVNGSWKAILTSDNPRFEEPQEILNDMLAGLDVVEKAKSLTIVDRREAIKTACALAQAGDVVLVAGKGHEDYQIIQGVKHHFDDREEVRKCF; the protein is encoded by the coding sequence ATGATGCTGGACGATATATTGCAAAATGTAATTTTGCTGAAAACTATAGGAAATATTGATATTAATGTTTCGGGAATTCAATTTGATTCGCGAAAAGTGGAAGCGGAAAATGTTTTTGTTGCCACGCGGGGAACTGCATCGGATGGTCATCAGTACATTGCCACTGCCATTGAGAACGGAGCGGTAGCGATTGTTTGTGAAGAATTGCCTTCAGAGATAAATCCAAATATAACCTATGTAAAAGTGGAGGACAGTTCCGATGCGTTAGGAAAAATGGCTTCAGCGTGGTACGATTTCCCATCAACAAAAATGACTTTGGTGGGTGTGACCGGTACAAACGGGAAAACCACTATTGCTACCCTATTGTATCAGCTGTTTCGTGAACTGGGACATAAATCAGGTTTATTATCCACCGTTTGCAATTATGTAAACGACTTGGCTGTAGAAGCAACTCACACCACACCGGATGCATTGGCTTTGAATGCTTTGCTTGCTCAGATGGTTGATGCCGGATGTGAATATGCATTTATGGAGGTCAGTTCGCATTCAATAGACCAACACCGTATTTCGGGTTTGGAATTTGATGGTGCTATTTTTACGAACATTACCCGTGATCATATTGACTATCACCTTACTTTCGAGAATTATCTGAAAGCTAAAAAGCAATTTTTCGATAATTTGTCGACTGATGCATTTGCTCTGACTAACGCAGATGACAAGAACGGTTTGGTAATGCTTCAGAACTCGAAAGCGAAGAAATATACTTATTCGTTGCGCGGAATGGCCGATTTTAAAACCCGTATTTTGGAACATGGTTTTGAAGGCATGTTGCTGGATATGAATGATAAAGAAGTGAATGTGTCATTTATCGGAAAATTTAATGCCAGTAATCTGTCGGCTGTGTTTGGTGCTGCTGTGTTGCTCGGACAAGATGAACTGGAGGTGTTGCGCATAATCAGTTCATTGCATTCGGTATCAGGCCGATTCGAAACCTTACATTCTCCTGCAGGCTACACAGCTATTGTGGATTATGCTCATACTCCCGATGCGTTGGTGAACGTCATCGGCACTATAAATCAAATTCTTCAAGGCAATGGTAGATTGATAACCGTTGTGGGATGTGGAGGAAATCGTGATAAAGGAAAACGTCCGATGATGGCTCGCGAGGCAGTAAATGGTAGTTGGAAGGCGATATTAACCTCTGACAATCCTCGTTTTGAAGAACCTCAGGAAATATTAAATGATATGTTGGCCGGACTCGATGTGGTTGAAAAAGCGAAAAGCCTGACTATTGTTGATAGGAGAGAGGCAATCAAAACGGCATGTGCGCTGGCTCAGGCCGGCGATGTAGTACTGGTTGCAGGCAAAGGACACGAAGATTATCAAATAATACAAGGTGTAAAACACCATTTCGACGACAGAGAAGAAGTTCGAAAATGCTTTTAA
- the mraY gene encoding phospho-N-acetylmuramoyl-pentapeptide-transferase yields MLYHLFQFLESIYVFPGAHLFNYISFRTGLAFILALLLSTMLGRRIIDYLQKKQIGETIRDLGLEGQMSKKGTPTMGGVIIIIAILVPTLLLASLTNTYVILMLITTVWLGLIGFLDDYIKVFLKNKEGLSGRFKIVGQVGLGLIVGMTMYLSSDVVIRENIEVKGKTQRVENVIYSKHDTKSTKTTIPFVKNNNLNYADAFRWAGVNAQRYGWILFVLVAIFIVTAISNGANLTDGLDGLATGSSAIIGVILGILAYVSGNVNYAGYLNIMYLPGTGEMLIFAGAFIGATIGFLWYNAYPAQVFMGDTGSLTLGGIIAVFAIAIRKELLIPILCGVFIIENLSVVLQVGYFKYTKRRFGEGRRMFKMAPLHHHYQKPGNAGIVSLFQRPINAMPESRIVIRFWIVGIILAAITIITLKIR; encoded by the coding sequence ATGTTATATCATCTATTTCAATTCTTAGAAAGTATATACGTTTTTCCCGGAGCTCACTTGTTTAATTATATCTCGTTCAGAACGGGTTTAGCGTTTATTCTGGCTCTTTTGCTATCGACTATGCTTGGTCGCCGTATTATTGATTATTTGCAAAAGAAACAAATAGGGGAAACTATTCGCGATTTAGGACTGGAAGGTCAAATGAGCAAAAAAGGTACTCCAACAATGGGAGGCGTTATCATCATTATTGCTATTCTGGTGCCTACGCTTTTGTTGGCTAGTTTGACTAATACCTATGTAATTCTTATGCTGATTACAACGGTTTGGCTGGGTCTGATAGGTTTTTTGGATGATTATATCAAGGTGTTTTTGAAAAACAAGGAAGGCCTTAGCGGACGGTTCAAAATTGTCGGTCAGGTTGGTTTAGGATTGATAGTGGGGATGACAATGTATTTGAGTTCTGATGTGGTAATTCGTGAAAATATAGAGGTTAAAGGAAAAACTCAGCGCGTGGAGAATGTGATTTATTCAAAACACGACACTAAATCGACTAAAACCACCATTCCATTTGTCAAGAATAATAACCTGAATTATGCTGATGCTTTTAGATGGGCTGGGGTTAATGCTCAACGATACGGTTGGATTTTATTCGTTCTAGTGGCAATTTTTATTGTTACGGCAATTTCGAATGGTGCCAATCTTACAGACGGTTTGGATGGATTGGCAACAGGATCTTCCGCCATTATAGGGGTTATTCTCGGTATATTGGCCTATGTCTCGGGTAATGTGAACTACGCCGGATATCTCAATATCATGTACTTGCCCGGAACCGGTGAGATGTTGATTTTTGCCGGAGCATTTATCGGTGCTACCATTGGTTTTCTTTGGTACAACGCGTATCCGGCTCAGGTATTTATGGGTGATACCGGAAGTTTGACTCTGGGCGGAATTATAGCGGTATTTGCTATTGCTATTCGTAAAGAGTTGTTGATTCCTATTTTGTGTGGAGTTTTCATCATAGAAAATCTGTCAGTGGTGTTGCAGGTAGGTTATTTCAAATATACAAAACGCCGGTTTGGAGAAGGACGACGCATGTTCAAAATGGCTCCGCTTCATCACCATTATCAGAAGCCCGGAAATGCGGGCATAGTATCTTTATTCCAACGTCCGATAAACGCAATGCCGGAATCGAGGATTGTAATCCGTTTTTGGATTGTGGGAATTATTTTGGCAGCAATAACGATTATTACATTGAAGATCAGATAG
- the murD gene encoding UDP-N-acetylmuramoyl-L-alanine--D-glutamate ligase gives MKRIVVLGGGESGAGAAVLAKKQGFDVFLSDLSAIKPEYKSLLDQYEIQWEEKQHTENLILNADEVIKSPGIPEKAPLVKKLHELGTSVISEIEFAGRYTKAKMICITGSNGKTTTTMLVYHILKNAGLKVGLAGNVGQSLALQVATDTFDYYVVELSSFQLDGMTEFKADIAILLNITPDHLDRYEYNFQNYVDSKFRITQNQTEEDSFIFWENDPVIKAELAKRKIQSTMYPFSIERSERTKAFIEQDELIIKTLKTLFTMPTTDLALQGMHNTYNSMAAGLAASIVNVRKESIRQSLQDFQGVEHRLEYVATVKNIRFVNDSKATNVNSCWYALQSMKTPVVLILGGTDKGNDYSEIEELVKANVKALIFMGLDNSPLHKFFDGKIERIVDVQSMEDAVKEAYGLAESGDTVLLSPCCASFDLFKNYEDRGQQFKSCVRNL, from the coding sequence ATGAAAAGAATTGTAGTTTTAGGTGGAGGTGAGAGTGGTGCCGGTGCAGCCGTTTTGGCCAAAAAGCAAGGGTTCGATGTTTTTCTTTCCGATTTATCGGCAATAAAACCTGAATATAAATCCTTGTTGGATCAGTACGAGATACAATGGGAAGAAAAGCAGCACACCGAAAACCTGATACTTAATGCAGATGAAGTAATTAAGAGCCCGGGCATTCCGGAAAAAGCTCCGCTGGTGAAGAAACTTCACGAACTTGGCACTTCTGTTATTTCCGAGATTGAATTTGCAGGCCGTTATACAAAAGCTAAAATGATATGTATCACCGGAAGTAATGGTAAAACCACTACGACCATGCTGGTGTATCATATTCTCAAAAATGCGGGATTAAAAGTGGGTTTGGCCGGAAATGTAGGACAAAGTCTGGCATTACAGGTCGCAACAGATACTTTTGATTATTATGTAGTTGAGTTGAGTAGCTTTCAGTTGGATGGAATGACGGAATTTAAAGCTGATATAGCTATCTTGCTGAATATTACGCCGGATCATTTGGATAGATATGAATATAATTTTCAGAACTATGTAGATTCCAAGTTTCGTATCACCCAAAATCAGACAGAAGAAGATTCATTTATTTTCTGGGAAAACGATCCGGTTATCAAAGCCGAATTGGCAAAGCGTAAAATTCAGTCTACCATGTATCCGTTTTCCATTGAAAGATCCGAAAGAACAAAAGCATTTATCGAACAAGATGAATTGATAATAAAAACATTAAAAACTCTATTTACTATGCCTACAACAGATTTAGCTTTGCAAGGTATGCATAATACCTACAATTCCATGGCTGCGGGTCTCGCAGCATCGATTGTGAATGTTCGTAAAGAGAGTATCAGACAGTCGTTACAGGATTTCCAAGGAGTTGAACACCGGTTGGAATATGTAGCAACCGTAAAGAATATACGTTTTGTAAACGATTCAAAGGCAACCAATGTAAACTCCTGCTGGTATGCGCTTCAGAGTATGAAAACGCCTGTGGTGCTTATTTTGGGAGGGACGGATAAAGGAAATGATTATTCGGAAATAGAAGAATTGGTAAAGGCTAATGTAAAGGCTTTGATTTTTATGGGGCTGGATAATTCGCCGCTGCATAAATTCTTTGACGGAAAAATAGAACGTATTGTTGATGTTCAATCGATGGAAGATGCAGTAAAAGAAGCATACGGATTAGCTGAGAGCGGTGATACGGTTCTTCTTTCTCCATGTTGTGCGAGCTTTGATTTGTTCAAGAACTACGAAGATAGAGGACAACAATTTAAAAGTTGTGTGAGAAATCTCTGA
- a CDS encoding FtsL-like putative cell division protein, with protein sequence MSWFKKIVDAVRGSEDFSDIKSSTVRDILNGNILTKKFFQKQYGLIIMIAVLLFLYVDNRYQCENQQAREIELKKKIQDVKYESLTISAELMEISRQSNVMKKVNESGLPLVESTTPPIVIEDSIPTK encoded by the coding sequence ATGTCGTGGTTTAAGAAAATAGTAGATGCCGTACGCGGAAGTGAAGATTTTTCTGATATAAAATCGAGCACAGTTCGTGATATTCTGAACGGTAATATTCTGACAAAGAAGTTTTTTCAGAAGCAATACGGCTTGATAATCATGATAGCAGTTCTGCTCTTTTTGTATGTGGATAATCGATATCAGTGTGAGAATCAGCAAGCCAGAGAGATAGAGTTGAAAAAAAAGATACAGGATGTGAAGTACGAATCGCTTACGATTTCTGCCGAATTAATGGAGATTAGCAGGCAATCGAATGTGATGAAGAAAGTGAATGAGAGTGGGTTGCCGCTTGTTGAATCGACCACTCCTCCCATTGTAATTGAGGACAGTATACCTACAAAATAA
- a CDS encoding penicillin-binding protein — MTDKRKNIVLRFGIVYIIICLSFFLVLYRIIVIQFVERDKWMALAAKNVKSNIVVKPNRGNIYACDGRLMASSIPTYYVYMDLRVPALHEKNGILFKSNIDSLSMYLSSFFRDRSPYQYKAELTRAYRQGDGEFKLFPNRISYEQLKLLKTLPLFRLGRNKSGLITKELFRRVRPFGSLASRTIGDIYADESKGGKNGIEMSFNVNLRGTPGVSIRQKVANKYMETVQVEPVDGMDITTTIDIDLQDIAESALLDGVKKFDAAVGYAILMEVKTGEVKAIVNMQRNKDGSYTENRNGAVSDMVEPGSTFKVASLMAALDDGKVRITDTVDTYNGQFKFGDRTMTDHNANHGGYHRITLAQAIYGSSNIGISRAIVKAYGHNPAAFVNKLYEMKLNEKMNIEIPGAAAPFIRHPNDKSHEWSSTTLPWMSVGYETQIPPIYTLAFYNAIANDGKLIRPFFVKSVSKNGQIIKEFTTEVINPSICKPTTLRDIRYTLLGVVEDKLGTAQCVHSEYVRIAGKSGTAQISQGKGGYKAGGTKHQVAFCGYFPYENPTYSCIVVMREPGIGYASGGTMTGSVFKNIAERVIALNSNRKPSHVDTDSIVENDFMPKTKVGYYKAIQTVMNALKLPLDNHSKDWVKPIATEKQTRVEPIAVTKNAVPNLIGMGLKDAVYVLENLGLNVQVQGRGKVFSQNIKPGTVARKGSLILINLQ; from the coding sequence ATGACCGATAAACGTAAAAATATTGTACTACGTTTTGGCATAGTTTACATTATTATATGCCTTTCGTTTTTTCTTGTTTTATACAGAATTATTGTTATTCAATTTGTAGAACGGGATAAATGGATGGCTTTGGCCGCAAAGAACGTAAAATCAAACATAGTTGTGAAACCAAACAGGGGTAACATTTATGCTTGCGATGGTCGTTTGATGGCCAGCTCTATCCCCACATATTATGTCTATATGGATTTACGGGTTCCTGCATTACACGAAAAGAACGGCATACTTTTTAAAAGTAATATCGATTCTTTGTCAATGTATTTGTCGAGCTTTTTCAGAGACAGAAGCCCATATCAATATAAAGCAGAACTGACGAGAGCATACAGGCAGGGGGATGGCGAATTTAAGCTGTTTCCTAACCGGATATCATACGAGCAACTAAAACTGCTCAAAACTTTGCCGCTTTTCCGCTTGGGGAGAAATAAAAGTGGATTGATAACGAAAGAGCTTTTCAGGCGGGTAAGGCCATTTGGCTCGCTTGCTTCGAGAACCATCGGAGATATTTATGCCGATGAGTCCAAAGGAGGTAAGAATGGTATTGAAATGAGTTTCAATGTTAATCTGCGGGGCACACCGGGTGTTTCGATTCGCCAGAAAGTTGCAAATAAGTACATGGAGACTGTGCAGGTTGAGCCAGTAGATGGGATGGATATAACAACCACTATCGATATTGATTTACAGGATATAGCCGAAAGCGCGTTGCTCGATGGAGTTAAGAAGTTTGATGCAGCAGTGGGTTATGCTATCTTGATGGAAGTGAAGACCGGCGAAGTAAAAGCTATTGTCAATATGCAACGGAATAAAGATGGTTCGTATACTGAAAATAGAAATGGAGCTGTTTCGGACATGGTTGAGCCCGGCTCTACATTTAAAGTAGCTTCGCTGATGGCAGCTTTGGATGATGGAAAAGTGAGAATCACAGACACGGTTGATACATATAATGGTCAATTTAAGTTTGGCGACAGAACTATGACAGATCACAATGCAAATCATGGAGGATATCATAGAATAACTTTGGCACAAGCGATTTACGGCTCATCCAATATCGGAATTTCAAGGGCAATTGTAAAAGCCTATGGGCATAACCCTGCGGCGTTTGTCAATAAGCTCTACGAAATGAAATTGAATGAAAAAATGAATATCGAGATACCGGGTGCTGCTGCTCCGTTTATTCGTCATCCTAACGATAAGTCACACGAATGGTCGAGCACTACATTGCCTTGGATGTCTGTAGGTTACGAAACTCAGATTCCGCCAATTTATACGTTGGCATTTTATAATGCCATAGCAAATGATGGAAAGTTGATTCGTCCGTTTTTTGTGAAATCGGTAAGCAAAAATGGACAGATAATAAAGGAATTTACGACTGAAGTGATTAATCCTTCTATTTGCAAACCCACCACACTAAGAGATATCAGGTATACACTTTTGGGGGTTGTGGAAGATAAATTGGGTACAGCTCAATGCGTTCATTCTGAATATGTAAGAATAGCAGGGAAATCAGGAACTGCACAAATATCGCAGGGTAAAGGTGGTTACAAAGCCGGTGGAACAAAACATCAGGTTGCATTCTGCGGATATTTCCCTTATGAAAATCCGACGTATTCTTGTATTGTGGTTATGCGTGAACCGGGTATTGGCTACGCTTCGGGTGGAACCATGACAGGTTCTGTTTTTAAGAATATTGCAGAGCGTGTTATAGCTCTTAATTCGAATAGAAAACCGTCGCATGTGGATACGGATTCAATCGTAGAAAATGACTTTATGCCCAAAACTAAAGTTGGTTACTATAAGGCAATACAAACAGTGATGAACGCGCTTAAGTTACCATTGGATAATCATTCAAAGGACTGGGTTAAGCCGATAGCCACAGAGAAACAGACTCGTGTAGAACCCATAGCTGTGACCAAAAATGCAGTGCCGAATCTGATAGGGATGGGGCTGAAAGATGCTGTTTATGTTCTGGAAAATTTAGGATTGAATGTTCAGGTTCAGGGTCGTGGAAAGGTTTTTTCTCAAAATATCAAACCCGGTACAGTGGCAAGAAAAGGAAGTTTGATTTTAATCAACCTGCAATAA
- a CDS encoding FtsW/RodA/SpoVE family cell cycle protein, whose amino-acid sequence METLFRKYLKGDTTLWIVFIALCILSIIEMYSASSTLAYKASNHTAPLLRHVGFLTGGVLIAFAVHLVPYKYIRIISYVGLIISAALLVFVLFKGHSENDAARWLVIGGVQFQPSELAKLSVIIVAADLISRIRDNKKDEWIYFRNTVIMLLGVCGLILLENFSTAFILFVVVFIMMFIGRISMKYLGSMAGILLVSLFIGYGAVKAIPEDSMPHMFKRAYTWVARIERHSDKNEKASKYVITDKNRQEIYGQIAIARGGVFGVLPGNSVERDYLPQAYSDFIYSIIVEEMGLIGGILVIILYLILLFRAGQIATKCSSVFPAILVIGLCLMIVIQTYINMSVATSLIPVTGQPLPLISRGGTSILITCIYFGIILGITRQIKEELPVEEEAPEMPEDTMPVVELESL is encoded by the coding sequence ATGGAAACATTATTCAGAAAATATTTGAAAGGTGATACAACTTTATGGATTGTATTTATAGCATTGTGCATTCTTTCGATTATTGAAATGTACAGTGCATCAAGTACTTTGGCTTACAAAGCTTCAAATCATACAGCACCGTTACTTCGTCATGTGGGTTTCCTTACCGGAGGTGTTCTTATTGCTTTCGCGGTACATCTTGTGCCTTACAAATACATTCGCATTATATCTTATGTCGGGCTTATCATTTCAGCGGCTTTATTGGTTTTTGTTTTGTTTAAAGGGCACAGCGAAAATGATGCAGCACGTTGGTTGGTTATAGGAGGAGTTCAGTTTCAACCATCAGAATTGGCTAAACTTTCAGTGATTATCGTTGCGGCCGATTTAATATCGAGAATCAGGGATAATAAGAAAGACGAATGGATTTACTTCAGGAATACAGTCATCATGTTGCTCGGAGTTTGCGGACTCATTCTTTTGGAAAACTTTTCCACTGCGTTCATTTTGTTCGTGGTGGTATTTATCATGATGTTTATTGGTAGAATATCCATGAAATACCTGGGCTCAATGGCCGGTATTTTACTTGTTTCATTGTTTATAGGATATGGTGCCGTAAAAGCAATTCCTGAAGATTCAATGCCTCATATGTTCAAACGGGCATATACTTGGGTGGCTCGTATAGAAAGGCACTCTGATAAGAATGAAAAAGCCAGCAAGTATGTAATCACAGATAAAAACCGTCAGGAAATATACGGTCAGATTGCCATAGCCCGTGGCGGAGTTTTTGGTGTTTTGCCGGGTAATAGTGTTGAACGCGATTATTTGCCTCAAGCCTATTCCGATTTTATTTATTCCATTATTGTTGAAGAAATGGGTTTGATTGGTGGAATATTGGTTATAATTCTTTACCTCATTTTACTCTTTCGAGCGGGGCAGATTGCCACGAAATGCTCTTCTGTGTTTCCTGCCATTCTGGTAATCGGGCTTTGTCTTATGATTGTTATTCAGACTTATATAAACATGTCGGTAGCAACAAGTTTAATTCCTGTAACCGGTCAGCCTTTGCCATTGATTAGCCGCGGAGGAACTTCAATTTTGATTACCTGTATTTATTTTGGAATAATTTTAGGGATCACGCGTCAGATTAAGGAAGAATTGCCGGTGGAAGAAGAAGCTCCCGAGATGCCTGAGGATACCATGCCTGTGGTGGAGTTGGAAAGCTTGTAA
- a CDS encoding division/cell wall cluster transcriptional repressor MraZ, which produces MSTFIGKYEAKADVKGRIFIPSAYRKLLPNGERERVVMRKDAENDCMILFPEHVWTEKVEDFKSKLDEWNPVDQLLLMQFVSDAEWLDIDSQGRVLISKKNLQAIGVENAEVLFVGMIDRFAIWSKTRYEQAKLSSADFAALLKERMMKPLEK; this is translated from the coding sequence ATGTCAACATTTATAGGTAAATACGAAGCAAAAGCCGATGTAAAGGGGAGAATATTCATTCCTTCCGCTTATCGAAAATTGTTGCCTAATGGCGAGAGAGAGCGTGTTGTGATGAGAAAGGATGCTGAAAATGATTGCATGATTCTTTTTCCGGAGCATGTTTGGACCGAAAAGGTAGAAGATTTTAAGTCGAAACTGGATGAATGGAATCCTGTTGATCAGCTTTTGCTAATGCAATTCGTGTCTGATGCAGAATGGTTGGATATCGATTCGCAGGGAAGGGTTTTAATATCGAAGAAAAATTTACAGGCGATTGGTGTTGAAAATGCCGAAGTGTTGTTTGTAGGTATGATAGATCGTTTTGCTATTTGGAGCAAAACACGTTATGAGCAAGCGAAGCTATCCTCTGCAGATTTTGCAGCTTTGCTGAAAGAGCGCATGATGAAACCTCTTGAGAAATAG
- a CDS encoding GNAT family N-acetyltransferase codes for MNPKTTHQPAIRKAETTDIDTIHNILDMEPFKYDDKIPYERSWIEQLITNERCLTLVYESDGLIRGFISGEKMVSGAIMIWLCAVRKEFQNNIVGIKLYHEFERICKETGVNAILAYGYKTSAGMLDRLNYFSNENTYREFYKPLAE; via the coding sequence ATGAATCCCAAAACTACTCACCAACCCGCCATAAGGAAAGCGGAAACGACGGATATTGATACTATCCACAATATACTGGACATGGAACCATTCAAGTACGATGATAAGATTCCGTATGAAAGATCATGGATAGAGCAATTGATCACCAATGAACGGTGTCTGACTCTCGTCTACGAAAGTGACGGACTAATAAGAGGCTTTATCAGTGGAGAAAAAATGGTGAGTGGCGCTATAATGATTTGGCTTTGCGCTGTAAGAAAAGAATTTCAGAACAATATAGTAGGAATAAAGCTCTATCATGAATTTGAAAGAATATGCAAAGAGACAGGGGTAAATGCTATTCTTGCTTACGGATACAAAACTTCGGCAGGAATGCTTGACAGACTGAATTATTTCTCAAACGAAAATACCTACAGAGAGTTTTACAAGCCATTAGCAGAGTAA
- a CDS encoding 1-acyl-sn-glycerol-3-phosphate acyltransferase — MSKEALIKIDIDKVVKEKAPNTKVPRFIINYLRRIVHEKELNEFFINYPGLRNLEFIEAAFEYLNISFKVEGKENLPKGGKYIFAGNHPLGGLDGITTGYILGKEYDGKIRFFSNDILLNLEPMREMFVPVNKVGSQSKNHAALMQELYESDNNLLTYPAGMCSRKVNGKIIDLEWKKNFISKSIEYKRDVVPIYFEGRNSNFFYNLANLRKFFRIKVNIEMMYLVDELYKQQGKCFTVRIGKPIPWQTFDKTKSQSQWAAWVKDIVYSMEKK; from the coding sequence ATGAGCAAAGAAGCACTTATAAAAATTGATATAGATAAAGTCGTAAAAGAAAAAGCCCCAAATACAAAAGTACCCAGATTTATAATCAATTATTTGCGACGGATAGTTCATGAAAAGGAACTGAATGAATTCTTTATCAATTACCCCGGATTAAGAAACCTGGAATTTATCGAAGCCGCTTTCGAATATCTGAATATTTCGTTTAAAGTCGAAGGAAAAGAAAATCTTCCTAAGGGCGGTAAATATATCTTTGCCGGAAATCATCCGCTTGGTGGACTCGACGGCATAACCACCGGATATATACTTGGGAAAGAGTACGATGGAAAAATTCGTTTTTTTTCGAATGACATACTTTTAAACCTTGAACCAATGCGCGAAATGTTTGTCCCCGTCAACAAGGTAGGCTCGCAAAGCAAAAACCACGCAGCCCTAATGCAAGAGCTTTACGAATCGGACAACAACCTACTGACTTACCCTGCAGGAATGTGCTCACGTAAAGTGAATGGCAAGATTATAGACCTGGAATGGAAGAAAAATTTCATCTCTAAGTCAATTGAATACAAACGTGATGTAGTGCCGATTTACTTTGAAGGCCGGAATTCCAATTTCTTCTACAACCTGGCCAACTTACGGAAATTCTTCAGAATCAAAGTCAACATCGAAATGATGTATCTGGTCGATGAACTGTACAAGCAACAAGGCAAATGCTTCACCGTTAGAATTGGCAAACCTATTCCGTGGCAAACATTCGACAAAACAAAAAGCCAGTCCCAATGGGCAGCATGGGTAAAGGATATCGTATATTCGATGGAAAAGAAATAA